The Sesamum indicum cultivar Zhongzhi No. 13 linkage group LG2, S_indicum_v1.0, whole genome shotgun sequence genome contains a region encoding:
- the LOC105155863 gene encoding putative nucleobase-ascorbate transporter 10 translates to MPGDGSNSSNSNGDVNEPQPHAVLEQLPGIQYCINSPPPWLEAILLGFQHYILALGSIVLIPSMLVPEMGGTDKDKAKVIQTLLFISGVNTLLHSFFGTRLPSVIGGSYAFLIPATSIIHARKYRLMHEPEQRFLQTMREIQGALIVTSCFQMIIGFTGLWRNLARSFTPLSMVPLITFTGLGLYHLGFPLIATCLEVGIPQLVLLIIISQFLPRFIKSKRHLCDRYALLFAIAIVWMYAGILTWSGAFMKSKHVSCRTDSSGLIGGAPWFYVPFPFQWGPPTFRAGEAFAAIVASFVASIESTGSFISAARYGSATPVPPSVISRGVGWLGIGTLLHALFGSITGSTATVENVGLLALTKAGSRRVVQISSIFMILFSILGKFGAIFASIPLPIMAGSYCIFFGYVSSVGLGFLQFCNLNSFRTKLVLGLSFFIGLSLPQYFREHGPNSRGGPVHTPAVWFNDIMSVVFMSHATVAAAIALLLDCTLDYGTDETRKDNGSYWWEKFVVYGKDVRSDEFYRLPGRLNRCFPSF, encoded by the exons ATGCCGGGTGATGGAAGCAACAGCAGCAATAGCAATGGAGACGTAAACGAGCCGCAGCCGCATGCAGTCCTTGAGCAGCTGCCGGGCATCCAGTATTGCATAAATAGCCCGCCTCCTTGGT TAGAAGCCATTCTTTTGGGATTCCAACATTATATCCTGGCTCTTGGTTCAATTGTCTTAATTCCAAGTATGCTAGTTCCTGAAATGGGTGGGACTGAT AAAGACAAGGCCAAGGTGATACAAACCCTACTTTTCATATCGGGCGTGAACACATTGTTGCACTCCTTTTTTGGTACAAGGCTGCCATCAGTAATAGGTGGCTCCTACGCGTTCTTGATTCCGGCAACCTCAATTATTCATGCAAGAAAATACAGACTGATGCACGAGCCCGAGCAG AGATTTCTGCAAACAATGAGAGAAATACAGGGAGCTTTAATTGTTACTTCATGTTTCCAAATGATCATTGGATTCACCGGTTTGTGGAGAAACCTAGCAAG GTCGTTTACCCCTCTGTCTATGGTTCCACTGATTACATTCACCGGACTTGGGCTCTACCATCTTGGCTTCCCACTT ATTGCAACCTGTCTTGAAGTCGGGATACCACAGCTGGTTTTACTGATAATCATCTCACAG TTTTTACCAAGATTTATAAAGTCAAAGAGACACCTCTGCGATAGATATGCGCTGCTTTTCGCCATTGCAATTGTGTGGATGTATGCAGGAATCCTAACATGGAGTGGTGCTTTTATGAAATCTAAACACGTTAGCTGCCGCACTGATAGCTCAGGGCTCATTGGGGGAGCTCCTTG GTTTTACGTCCCGTTTCCATTCCAATGGGGGCCTCCCACTTTTAGAGCTGGAGAAGCTTTTGCAGCAATCGTTGCTTCATTTGTCGCTTCAATTGAG TCTACTGGCTCGTTCATTTCAGCAGCTCGATATGGCAGTGCAACGCCGGTGCCACCCTCAGTAATTAGTCGTGGTGTCGGCTGGCTG GGGATCGGGACTCTGCTTCATGCCCTGTTTGGCAGCATCACTGGTTCCACCGCAACAGT TGAAAATGTTGGTCTTCTGGCCTTGACAAAAGCAGGAAGCAGAAGAGTTGTCCAAATATCATCTATATTTATGATTCTCTTCTCCATTTTAG GAAAATTTGGAGCTATTTTTGCTTCGATTCCTTTACCAATTATGGCAGGATCCTACTGCATCTTCTTTGGCTACGTTT CATCTGTAGGCTTGGGATTTCTCCAGTTCTGTAACCTCAACAGTTTCAGGACAAAGCTTGTACTGGGGCTATCCTTCTTCATCGGACTTTCTCTTCCGCAATACTTCAGAGAGCATGGTCCGAACTCTAGAGGTGGTCCAGTTCACACTCCTGCAGTATGG TTCAACGACATTATGTCTGTCGTCTTTATGTCACACGCAACCGTGGCCGCTGCGATTGCCCTCCTACTGGACTGCACTCTCGATTATGGAACCGACGAGACTCGTAAAGATAATGGCTCTTACTGGTGGGAGAAGTTTGTAGTTTATGGCAAAGACGTCAGGAGCGATGAGTTTTATAGGTTGCCAGGCCGACTCAATAGATGTTTTCCATCTTTCTAA
- the LOC105155600 gene encoding glutamic acid-rich protein-like has translation MVDGAKKEYPSLPPDYVSLAQLQERWIQRQQEKKLKDKLEEKEKDREARTQKKEDPSLPPDYVSLAQLQERWIQRQQEKELKDKLEEEKKERESGTQKRDQDQRGVENDRRGKMGDGSLRDVRWRRVEKDGREMGVAEVKGTGKEIELGGFDSLEERTKKNKEEKRNFEKKKSAVDGEMGKTEGDGCPEVEIIPRNEVKVGIPGVLRGESSRRDEGYGELKGIQERMSVSKMDVMPRNRVREEIPNVKKLASRSGLRRNGDDRGFGYTSKKEYRVKLDGTGVKLASEKKMEGEKEYDKKGRGRRNGGNVETYYQLKESRAGVNCNEVELESENKAEDESLEVCGETGGLNGRNGNGFLGQNNNLRSKIGEQRVAGEGLNDNRLESGNKVEGELLDVESAKNGENRRGQNGSERYGNWRGNTGRKIGVSAFIDWKADNVRSRVKATRSYANSGRYKDSWKTKPRESRMMWVRKEEKLGTDAAEVGSSGISADQE, from the exons ATGGTCGACGGAGCGAAGAAAGAGTACCCATCGCTTCCACCAGACTACGTTTCGTTAGCCCAACTCCAAGAGCGATGGATCCAAAGGCAACAGGAAAAGAAGCTGAAAGATAAACtagaagagaaggaaaaagacaGAGAAGCGAGGACCCAGAAAAAAGAAGACCCATCGCTTCCACCAGACTACGTTTCGTTAGCCCAACTCCAAGAGCGATGGATCCAAAGGCAACAAGAGAAGGAGCTGAAAGATAAACTAGAAgaggagaaaaaggaaagagaatcGGGGACCCAGAAGCGGGATCAGGATCAGAGAGGGGTGGAGAATGATAGGCGTGGAAAAATGGGGGATGGGTCTCTAAGAGATGTGCGTTGGAGAAGAGTGGAAAAAGATGGGCGGGAGATGGGCGTGGCCGAAGTGAAAGGAACGGGGAAGGAGATAGAACTTGGTGGTTTTGACAGCCTAGAGGAAAGGACGAAGAAAAATAAGGAGGAAAAGAGGAATTTCGAGAAAAAGAAATCTGCAGTCGATGGGGAAATGGGAAAGACTGAGGGAGATGGGTGTCCAGAAGTGGAGATAATTCCCAGAAATGAGGTGAAGGTGGGAATTCCCGGGGTTTTGCGTGGGGAAAGCAGTAGAAGAGATGAGGGTTATGGTGAGTTGAAAGGAATTCAGGAAAGAATGAGTGTGTCGAAAATGGATGTTATGCCCAGAAATAGAGTGAGGGAGGAGATTCCCAATGTGAAAAAACTGGCGTCTAGAAGTGGGCTAAGGAGAAATGGTGATGACAGGGGATTTGGTTATACGAGTAAAAAAGAGTATAGAGTTAAACTTGATGGGACTGGAGTAAAATTGGCTTcggaaaagaaaatggaggGTGAAAAAGAGTATGATAAGAAGGGAAGAGGGAGGAGAAATGGTGGCAATGTGGAGACTTATTATCAGTTGAAGGAAAGTAGAGCTGGTGTGAATTGTAATGAAGTGGAACTGGAATCAGAAAATAAGGCAGAGGATGAGAGTTTAGAAGTTTGTGGTGAAACAGGTGGTCTGAACGGAAGAAATGGAAATGGATTCTTGGGGCAAAACAACAACCTGAGAAGCAAGATTGGAGAGCAAAGAGTTGCAGGGGAAGGCTTGAATGATAATAGGTTAGAATCTGGGAACAAGGTTGAAGGTGAGCTTCTAGATGTGGAGAGTGCCAAAAATGGTGAAAACAGAAGAGGCCAAAATGGATCTGAGAGATATGGGAACTGGAGGGGGAACACTGGACGAAAGATTGGGGTTTCAGCTTTTATTGATTGGAAAGCAGATAATGTGAGATCAAGGGTGAAAGCGACCAGGAGCTACGCGAACTCAGGAAGATATAAGGATAGCTGGAAAACAAAACCGAGAGAGAGTCGTATGATGTGGGTGAGAAAGGAAGAGAAGTTGGGTACAGATGCTGCTGAAGTTGGCTCCTCTG GAATTTCAGCGGATCAGGAGTAA